The sequence CCCAGAGCTCCAGGCCTTCTCTTCCTTCATTGTGGGTCCCTCTCCCGCTGTCTGTCCTGTAAGTGTTGCCAGTCCTCAGGGCTCCAGCCTTCCCACCCCACACAATCACAGGCATGATCCGCACTCGCAGTCTGCACCCCCACCTCTATTCCAACCCGAGCTACATGTACACTGCTGAGATTTCTGcacataaaagtaataaaaagccTCCTtcgaaagaaagaaaaactcccAGGCTCACCCCTTTGGAGATTCCAAGTTAGTAGATGTTGAATGGGagagctttgttttttttttgttgttgttttttttaaaatatattttattgattttttacagagaggaagggagagagatagagagttagaaacatcgatgagagagaaacatcgatcagctgcctcctgcacatctcctactggggatgtgcccgcaacccaagtacatgcccttgaccagaatcgaacctgggacctttcagtccgcaggccgacgctctatccactgagccaaaccggtttcggcgggagagctttgttttttttttaattctcatcttattgataggagagagagagagagagagagagagagagagagagagagagagagagagagagaaatatcgacgtgagggagaaacatggatctgttgcctcctgtacgcacccggactggggattgaacctaaaatccaggaatgtgccctgacctggaatcaaatcctcACCTTTTTGGTTCAAGAGACGATGCTCCAAGCaggtgagccacaccggccagggcggatGGGAGAGCCTGCTCCACGCGAGTCTGAATAACCAGGTGGAGAACCACACGTGAGCCAGTGGGGCTAACGGGGGCGTAGcttcgccccacccccacccccacccccggcgctGCAGCCTGTTTCGCTCACGCCACTCCCCCAGATTGTCCAAAACTGTGCCCTCTGGTCCCTCACACTCATTGTGTCTCAACTCGGTGGCTGTACATAATGTCCCCTCCACAGCAGAAATGCCTCCTGGTGCCTCTCTCTCCGCTCCAGTGAGGCCACAACCATCCCATCTCTCCCGGGTTAAACACTTCCTCTCTgtcccccagggcctggctcccagCGGCCTcgaagtctttctttttttttttttaattgatttcagagaggaaaggacagggagagagagagagaaacatcaacaatgagagagaatcattgatcggctgcctccagcacgccctcTTGGTGGGGGgccgcaacctggcatgtgcccttgacctgaatcgaacccgggacccttcagtccataggtcgatgctctatccactgagcctcaCCGGGTAGGGCTGCCTCACAGTCTTGATCTCAGGGCTGCAAGTACTGGCACGCCTGCTGCCACTCCCAATCGACAGCCCAGaacggggtggggcgggggtagGGCCAGCAACTCGTCCCCTTTGTCCCCACACTGCGGCACACTGACTGCAGAATGTCAGTCCCTTCCCGGCCACAGGCAGGTGTTGGCCAGGGCCCCGGGGAGCTGGACTGGGGGCTGGGGCCCGGGtgtcggggcggggcggggggggccttTCCTGCTCTGGGCCCCCAGCCTCGTCCTCGAGGACTTGGAGGGGAAGAGTCTCCTTACACCGACCACCTCATCGAGAAGCGTCcttaagcccccccccccccccaggcggcCCTCAGTGCTTAGAATTCCAAGCGCCTGGTCCCCTGGGGGCTGGgaaccaggggagggaggggcttgcTCACCGGAAGGCAGAGAGTCGAGGGCGGTACCAGGATCAGAGCAGTAACTCAAAAATGCTGagtggctgaaaccggtttggctcagtggatagagcgtcggcctgcggactgaagggtcccaggttcgattccggtcaagggcatgtgcctgggttgcgggcacaaccccagtgggaagtgtgcaggatgcggctggtcgatgtttctctctcattgatgtttctagctctctatctctctcccttcctctctgtaaaaaaatcaataaaatatatttttaaaaaaatgctgagtGAAtgaaggccagcagaggggtctTTCGCTAGGAGCCCTGCCGCTGCCCCCACCTCAGGCTGCCCGGGGACAGGCGTCCTGGGCACGCCCTCACGACCCCAGGGTGAGAATTCCCCCTTTGCAGTGTAGTGGGGGGCTCATGAAACAGCTCTGTGACCGctgctgtcttccttccttccttctgtagAAGGGAAGTGATGGGCAGGCAGCTCATGCAAcagcttttcctttaaaaaaaaaaatagacatatatatatatatattttttttttcttattgatttcagagaggaagggagaaggagagaaagagatagaagcatcaatgacgagagagaatcattgctcggctgcctcctgcacgccccctactgggcatcgagcccgccaccaggcatgtgcccttgactggaatcaaacccgggacccttcagtccacagcccacctctatccactgagccacactggcgagggCCATGGAACAGCCCTTTCAAACTCCAGGGCGTGCGAGCCGACGTTCTCACCTGCCCTGCACAGGCCCCCGCCCGGCGCTGCTGAAAGCCTGACCGTCGTCATTCCATTCTCGGTTTATCCATTCTCCGTTTTAACAACGCACGTGGGGAAGTCAGTGTCCAAGGGCGACGGTCTCCACTTGGCATCATGATGCgctggaggtggtggggggggtggtcgCACGGTGtcatgtacttaatgccactgaacggCAGTGAAAATGGTTAGAATGCTAAGTTTTgtgatgtgtattttaccactTCTTtttcgtttggctcagtggatggagcatcagcccgCAAACTGATGTGTCCCGGGTCCAATTCTGGTCCAGGCCACgcacctgggttgccggctcaatctcCGGCCCTGGCTGGGACGAtcgcgggaggcaaccaatcgatgtgtccctctcacatcggagtttctctctgtgtctccccctcccttccacactctctaagaATCAGTGGGAgaatcctcagtgaggattaacaacagccaAGTCCACAGTGAATTGCAAAGCACGCAGTCATGAGACTCCACCCGTAGCGACCCCACGTTACAAACTGTGGGTCAGTGGGACCAGGAGGCCCGGAGGAGAAAACGGGGAGTGGGGGGAAGCTGGTGCCCTGGGGAAGGAGCCGGGAGGGAAGAGGTGGGAGCctccaggagagaggcctggattAGACAAaagccagcagggggaggagaagggaagtcCTAGGGCCCAGGCGAGGGAGCCGGGCCAGCTGGCTGGCGGGCTGGGCGTGTATTCCCTGGAATTGTGCTGGACCCGCAGAGCACATGCTGGCATCCCACCCCTTCCCGCAGGCGGCCCTCGGGCACAGATGCAGAGCGGGCAGCCCGGTGAGCAAACAGGACTGGGCCCGGACTTGATTGTTCCCTCTACCAGGCACCCTCAGAGGCCCCGGCCCAGCCCTCCTTTCCCTAAGAAGGTGCGGAGGGCCAGACTCCGCCCACCACGACGGAGGAATCCTCATGATGGCCCCAGAGGCTCCAACAGCAAAACAAATGCGGGACCCGAACACTTGTGACCAGCCCCCCTGCTACCACCCTCTACGTCTTCTGAGCGGAAGCAACCACCACCCCAGTCAGCCGCCCTGAAGAATGAACAGCCAGGGCGCCAGCTAAAACCCGCCAGCCCGCGCCACGGCTCAGCACCCCGCCACTGCCGTCCTGTCCCCTCAGACTGTGTGGTGAGGGACTCATCTGGCagcccaggaggtcatggttccgtTCCcggtcaggttgcaggctctgtccccagtgcggagcgtgagggaggcagccgatcaatgattctctctcatcattgatatttctctcccttcctctcctttctctctgaaatcaataaaaaatatatatatttttttaaaaagaactagcccagctggtgtggctcagtggttgagcattgaaccatccatgaggtcacaggttcgattcccgatcagggcacatgcctggggtgcacaTTCAATCCCAagtcagggagggggcagggagtgggggggcgggcatgcaggaggcaaccaattgatgttctctctcatccatgtttctcttcctccctctcccttcctctctctcaaatcaataaaaacacattaaaaaaaaaaaaaaaaactcatccGGCCTAGAAGTCGGCCTTTGCCCTCAGCTGCTGGGCGGTGATCTCCAGGCCCCGGAATGTCCTGACTGGGGACTTCAGACCTGCCTGGCACTGTGATTTATGATGAGGCTTGGGACACGCTGTCTCCGGAGGACTAAAGGTTTTAGCCTGGtctctgggaggggctgggtgttAAAGGTCAGCCGTGGGAGCGAGCAGGATGTGATTCAGCCCCAAGAACACTCCGGAGGCCAAAGGCTGGAGGGCGCCCCTGCTTGGCCAGTGCTGTATGCCGGGTCTGGGGTCCAGGATTCCCCGGGAGGAGCTTCATGTTCGGATTCCGCCCTGGGGCCAGCTCGAACACGCATCCTCTCGCTATAAAGCTCATCTCGGCGCTTGCGGGGTTCTGTGCGTCGTGTTCTGTGCGTCGTGTTCTGTGTGTCGTTCCGGCAATGAGCCACCGAAGGTCAGGAGCGGGCAGCTGGTGTCTGCGGGGAGGGCAGCCTGGGGGAGCGAGCCCTCACCGTGCAGGTTGCCCAACTCTGCAGCTGCTGTGACCACCCCTTGCCAACTAGACCTCACCCcttgcctctcccctcctcctccttcctcaggtCCAGGCAcgctcccaccccaggcccctggcaAGCTGCTGCCCATATACCTGCCTAGTTATTTCAGGCCCTTTATTCAAATGTCACGTCCTTGGTGAGGCCTCCCTAGCTCCCACCCCAAACACCCACCTCTCCTGCTTACTTTTTCCTCTTTGACAACTATCACCATACTCTAAAGTTTACTCATCTtacttttttaaactatatttttattgatttcacagaggaagggaggagagacagaaacattaatgatgagaatcactgatcagctgcctcctgaacgccccctactggggatcaagtccacaacccgggcatgtgcccttgaccagaatcgaaactgggacccttcagtccaggggccaatgctctagccactgagcacacTAGCCGGGCCATTTAATCTGCCTCGCCAGGAGGTAACTCCCAAGGGATGGGAGTTTTGAACTTTGCTCCCTCCTGCACTCCAGGACCCAGAACACTTCCTGGCACGTGCTGAGTGTGCAATCACGTCCCACTGAGTGAATGGCCTCTTGTGCCCTTTAGCAGGACCTCCCGGGCAACAGGCCGCCCCACTCCCACTCCATCCCCCGAGAGGCTAAGTCTGCAGAAACAGGAAAACTGACCACACGGAGCTGGGGACCCGTTGCTGAGGGAGAGCCAGCCAGACCGAGACCTCCAGGAGAGCACGCCCAGCTGGGGAGAGGCCGGGTGCTAGCCCCAGCGACACCTCCCTGCTTCCTGTCTGGGCTGCAGACGGAGGAAACTCAGACCCGGATCGTAACCGAAGGTGGAGGGAAGACAAGACCTCGCTAGGCACGGGTGACTTTTATTTGAAGCCAGAAAACACCCTATTGGGGGTTCATCTGtgacagtaaaaaaaaaggagagaaaccaGAACCCcaagggcctggggagggggggaggggcagggcagtgtGTCCCGGCAGGCCCACAGATCAGGCCACGGATCAGGCCACGTAGGGGAAGCGGAGCAGCAGCCCCTCGTGGGGCTCCAACTTCAGGTGCTCCAGCTCAAGAGAGGCGCCCTCCTCCCGGCCCGGCTGGGTGCTGAGTAGCAGATCGGCCCTGGCGGGCAGGCCGGAGGCCCCCAACTGGGCAGGTTGGCCCACGTCCCCGAAGTTGAGCACGACCAGGAACCGCTCGTTCTGGTCCCACTTGCGGACGTAGGCGAAGAGGCTGGGCCCCGAGGGGAGCACGTGGAAGTCTCCGTGCAGCAGGGAGCGCTCCTTGCCGCGATGGTCACTCAGCCGCCGGAACAGGGCGAGGAGGGAGCCAGGGTCTTCGCTCTGGCCCTGCAAGCGATGGAGACATAGCAGGAAGGGATGAAGAGCTCCCCTGGCTGCAAACTCCTACAAGCCGCCGGCCCGTCCGCtgctcaggccctgccccccgAAAACCCGTACCTTCACAGTCATGTTGGAGCTCACGGGTCCCAAGGTGCTGACGGAGCTGGACTCATCCCACAGCATGACCGGGgcctgctggggctggaaggCAGGGAAAACAGGACTTGGGAAAGGCTGGCCCACTCCCCTgactcttcctcctgccccccacccccagcaggccTTCCCGCCCTCACACCTAACTTCCACTGGGAGCAGCAAGGCCGGCTCCCGCCTCAGGTCCTTGCACTGCCCCTCGGCCAGAGGGCTCTGCTCCCAgacagccatgagccagcttcctCCCTGCCCCTAGCCTCTGCTCAGCTGGCTCACAGGGTTCCCTGTGGCCACTCAGAAGACATAGCAGGCTTCCTTCTGCGGAgcacccccagcaccccagcccTCTGTGCACTGCTCTCTCCTCCAGGCACGCGTGCCGGAGTCACGCCGTAAGACTTCGGGAATAATTGATTGACTGGCTCTATAAGTACCAGCTCAGGTGCCAGCTTCCACGCCTGTGGCTAGAGCTCAGCAAGTGCCTTCCTGGTCTTACCCCTATCCCCACATTCACTGCCAGGCTCTTCTCTCACTCACCTGGCTCCCCCACTAAACTAGGAGAGCCCCGCAAAACACCCACTGTCCAATGAacgaatgagtgagtgagtgagtgagtgatggCTATCATACTGGACACTACCAGGTACGACATTGCATTTTAAAGTAGCCAtcacttgccctaactggtttggctcagtggatagagggtcagcctacggactcaagggtcccaggttcgattccggtcaaggggatgtaccttggttgcgggcacatccccagtggtcagtgtgcaggaggcagctgatcgatgtttctctctcatcgatgtttctaactctctacccctctcccttcctctctgtaaaaatcaataaaatatattttaaataaataaataaataaataaattaaataaagtagCCGTCACTTTATCCGAACCGCCCTACAAGAGAGGCAGCCTCACAGAGCAGATGACCGGGACGTGGAGACGTGAAGTCCCTGGCCGCGGCCACACAGCTACCAACCAGGTCTGACTAGGAAACAAACGCAGCCCTCTCCCCCCTCAAGAGTCATGCCTGTCCGTGGCATCCACAGACTACCTTGGCGGATAAACACAGCTCCCCCGCTGCGCCACGAAAATACCTGTTCGGGAAGGGCAGCCGCCCTCAGGCCGATCTCGTCCCCATAGCTGAAAACCGGGGTCCCCGGAAGGGTGAAGAGCAGTAGCTGGTAGAGTCGGAGGAGCTGATCCGGCACGAAGGAAGTCAGGAGTCCCTTCTGAGACAGACTCCAGCTGCACCAGCGACTGTCATTTGTCAAATGCGAGCGGGTGGCGTTTAAGAACTGGGTGACCAGGAGTTCGACATGCTCCCCAGTGAAAGGGGAGGCCGACAGGTACGAGCTAGTCAACAACAGGTCGTTGTTCGACTCGAGCAGGCTCACGatctcctggaggctggaggacTTAGTTCCTGCCATCAAGAGCCTGCAGAGAGCAAAGCCGAGGTCAAGGGCGGTACAGgacaagagaggaagagaggcaggCATGTGAACTAGGAACTCCCCCTTCCCAGGGCCTAGCACCCCACTGAGGGGACCCCCGACGGAGCTAAGTTGGGGACAAGGGGCCTGGCACTCACCTGTCTTCACCGGAGCTCTTGGTGACGTTCTGCCACTCGGCCAACAGTAAAGGCGCGTTCTAGAAGGAAAAAGCAGAGGCAGCTGCTACCCGGCCCTGGCGAGTCCCGCTGCTCTCATCGAGCGAGGCTGCACCGCTCGTGTAAAGGAAGCTCACCTTCAGGTTCTCCACGTCCCGAACCTGGAACCCATCCACACCTGTCTGCAGCCAAACTCTCAGCGCATCCTACAGGGCGGGGGGAGGACGGAGGAAAGATAGTGACACTGTGCAGAGGCTCACAAACTcccgccccccgggccctgcCTGCCGGGTGCTTCCTCGTGACCTGGGCCTGTGTTCACGCCTCCACCATAAAGGTTTAGCCCCGGCTCCCTCCCATTCTAACCGACCATTGGTTCTCCTAGTGATGTAGCATCTCACTTCTCTTCTCCAGCCACGGCTTCACCTTTGAGGAGGCCCAAG is a genomic window of Myotis daubentonii chromosome 9, mMyoDau2.1, whole genome shotgun sequence containing:
- the SLC3A2 gene encoding amino acid transporter heavy chain SLC3A2; protein product: MSQDAEVDMKEVELNELEPEKQPMNAASGAGASAVTAGGAEKNGLVKIKVADDGAEAAAAKFTGLSKEELLKVAGSPGWVRTRWALLLLFWLGWLGMLAGAVVIIVRAPRCRDLPAQSWWHKGPLYRIGDPQAFQGPGAGGLAGLKGRLDHLSSLKVKGLVLGPIHKTQRDDVHGTNLEEIDPALGSMEDFKGLLQSAKKKGIQVILDLTPNYRGQDSWFLPTQMDTVATKITDALRVWLQTGVDGFQVRDVENLKNAPLLLAEWQNVTKSSGEDRLLMAGTKSSSLQEIVSLLESNNDLLLTSSYLSASPFTGEHVELLVTQFLNATRSHLTNDSRWCSWSLSQKGLLTSFVPDQLLRLYQLLLFTLPGTPVFSYGDEIGLRAAALPEQPQQAPVMLWDESSSVSTLGPVSSNMTVKGQSEDPGSLLALFRRLSDHRGKERSLLHGDFHVLPSGPSLFAYVRKWDQNERFLVVLNFGDVGQPAQLGASGLPARADLLLSTQPGREEGASLELEHLKLEPHEGLLLRFPYVA